One Cervus canadensis isolate Bull #8, Minnesota chromosome 13, ASM1932006v1, whole genome shotgun sequence DNA segment encodes these proteins:
- the APOBEC4 gene encoding putative C->U-editing enzyme APOBEC-4: MEPLYEEYLASRGTIVKPYYWLSFSLDCSNCPYHIRTGEEARVPYTEFYQIFGFPYGPTYPPTKHLTFFELKTSSGSLGQKGHASSCTGNDTHPESMLFEVNGYLDSTVHNNDRITHIILYSSNSPCNEANHCCISKMYNFLAKYPDITLSIYFSQLYHTEAEFPASAWNREALRSLASLWPQVTLSPISGGMWHSLLSNFVSGVQGATVFQPILTGRALADRHNAHEINAITGVKPYFTDILLQAKENPNIKAQAALEGYPLNNVFPRQSFQVPSGQLQPNLTLDPRVPVVFVLVPYRDLPPIHVGPSPHKPRNIIRHLNMPQISFQETGDLRKSPIGMPVKRAEITRQFASSKEADEKKKKKGKN, translated from the coding sequence ATGGAGCCCTTATATGAGGAATACCTGGCCAGTCGTGGAACGATAGTAAAACCTTATTACTGGCTGAGTTTCTCTCTCGATTGCTCTAATTGTCCTTACCATATTCGGACAGGTGAAGAAGCAAGAGTTCCCTACACAGAATTTTATCAGATTTTTGGATTCCCTTATGGGCCAACATATCCTCCAACGAAACACCTCACGTTCTTTGAGCTAAAAACTTCTTCTGGAAGCCTGGGGCAAAAGGGTCATGCCAGCAGCTGCACTGGAAATGATACCCACCCGGAATCAATGTTATTTGAGGTGAACGGTTACCTTGACTCTACCGTACACAATAATGACCGCATCACGCATATTATTCTGTACTCCAGTAACTCCCCTTGCAATGAAGCTAACCACTGCTGCATCAGCAAAATGTATAACTTCCTGGCAAAGTATCCAGACATCACTCTTAGTATTTACTTTTCTCAGCTCTATCACACGGAGGCTGAATTTCCTGCCTCGGCGTGGAACCGCGAAGCTCTCCGGAGCCTGGCCAGTTTATGGCCACAGGTCACTTTGAGCCCAATAAGTGGTGGGATGTGGCATTCTCTCCTCAGCAACTTTGTGAGTGGTGTCCAGGGAGCGACTGTTTTCCAGCCCATTTTAACCGGGAGAGCTCTGGCGGACAGGCACAACGCACATGAAATCAATGCCATAACAGGGGTGAAGCCATATTTCACTGATattcttctccaggcaaaagaGAATCCGAACATAAAAGCTCAGGCAGCTTTGGAGGGCTACCCCTTAAACAATGTCTTTCCCAGGCAGTCTTTTCAAGTGCCAAGCGGACAGCTGCAACCCAATCTGACCCTAGACCCCAGGGTTCCTGTTGTATTCGTGCTAGTGCCTTACAGAGACCTACCACCAATCCATGTAGGACCAAGTCCACATAAACCTAGGAATATCATAAGGCATTTAAATATGCCTCAAATATCATTCCAGGAAACCGGTGATCTCAGAAAGTCTCCCATTGGCATGCCAGTGAAGAGAGCAGAAATCACACGACAGTTTGCAAGTAGCAAAGAAGCagatgaaaagaagaagaagaaagggaaaa